TGAGCCTGATCGGGTTGAAATCAATACTAAAGAGCTTAGGTTGGCAGGCTTAGATTGGCACGATGTTGTATTTAGTGGCAGAGAAAAACCAAGTGGTTGGTCTATGAAGTTAGACAGCCAAGAAGCATCGGGAAAAGCCACTTATGTTATGTCGGATGACCTATCGGTTTCTCTTGATAAATTGCATCTCTATGTACCGAAATTGGATGAGCGAGATCCCAAAAAACCATTATTAATTGATGAAGTAAAGCAAGAAGACCCACTAATTTCGCAATTTGATCGCGAGTTCCATCAACTCATGCCAAACTTAAGCTTAGTGATCAATGATTTCTGGTTTCAAGGTTACAAAGTCGGCAAGTTGAATATGGACTTTGTGCGCGAAGGCGACACCTTGCGCTGGAAACGCATAGACATCAATAGTGGCACTAATGAAGTACATGCATCCCTCGATTGGACGCTAACGGATACTACCAGTCATACTCATATGAATATTGGTATGAAAGGTGAGAACAACAGTGATTTGATGGATCGTTTTGGTATCAGCTCCGGGATCCAAAAAGCGCCATTTGAATTGGACTCACAAGTGGAGTGGGATGGTTCTCCATGGACCATGAGGGTTAATACCTTGCAGGGCAACGTGAAAACCGAGCTGGGTAAAGGTGTTATTTCAGATGTGAGTGGTGCAGCGAACTTATTGGGTTTATTTAGCTTAGATTCGTTAATTCGGCGTATGAAACTCGATTTTAGTGACGTATTCGATAAGGGTATGGCCTTCAACTCCATTACGGGGTCTGGGAAAATCTCGCAAGGGGTTTTTGTGACTAACAATATCAATATGGATGCTGTTGCTGGCGAACTGTCACTCAAGGGAATGGCAGACTTGAATTCTCGTATGGTAGATGCCCAAGTCAATTTTGTACCCGATATGACATCAGGTATCCCTGTGCTTAGTGCATTTGCTGTAGCACCAACCACTGCGCTTTACGTTTTGGCGATAACAACAGTGATTTCTCCTGTTGTTGAAGTGTTTACGGAAGTGAACTATGAAATCAAAGGACCTTTGGATTCTCCAGTGGTAAAAGAGATTTCACGGAGCAAAGGTGAATACAAATTGCCGGAGAATTTAACTAAGCCGGCTCAATAAGAAGGAGAACAGTGTGAGTCGCGTGGGTGTAATCCAAATGACGTCTGGACCTTCAGTGGCCGATAACGTTACTTTTATCGAAAAGCAGATAGCGCGCTTAGTTAAACATGGTGCACAATGGATTGTGACACCGGAGAATGCCTTATTATTTAGTCATCGTAACGATTATCACGCTTATGCAGAAACATTAGGCCATGGGCCAATTCAGGTGCGTTTATGTGAAATTGTTCGCCATCATAAGGTCTGGTTGTTGATAGGAAGTATGCCTATTCGCCGTTCTACCGGTGTGACATCAACGGCTGTTTTACTTGATCCTCAGGGTCAATGTCATGCTTATTATGATAAGCTGCATATGTTTGATGTGGATGTCGATGATGCGCAGCAGCGTTATCGAGAGTCTGAAACCTTTGTTCCCGGTAATCAAGTTGTGGTAACAGACACGCCATTCGGTCGGTTAGGGTTCTCCATCTGTTACGATTTACGCTTCCCTGCCTTGTATTCTGAATTACGCAAACAAGGTGCACAGGTGATCGTGGTGCCGGCAGCTTTTACTGCTATTACAGGGCAAGCTCATTGGGAAGTATTACTACGAGCTAGAGCCATCGAAACACAGTGTTGGATTGTTGCTGCTGCACAAGGGGGAGTCCACCCTAATGGTCGAGAAACATGGGGACATTCGATGGTGATTAGTCCATGGGGTGAAGTCATTTCCTCATTAGAGCAGCAAGCGGGTTGTTTAATTGTTGAGATGGATGAGGAGAAATCTCAGCAGATTCGTAACACCATGCCCGTCATAGAACATGTGCGCTTTCGCAACCAATTTAAACCAATAAAGAGCTAGATATGAGTATTAACCGCATTGAAGAAGCACTATTAACACCCGCAGGGCTGACAGAGCAAGATATTGCGGATACCTTGTCGAGCATTGCAACTCGGCAAATTGATTACGCCGACATCTATTTTCAGTCCAGTTGGCATGAGTCTTTAGTTTTAGAAGATAGCATTATTAAAGATGGCTCATTTAACATCGATTGTGGTGTTGGTGTTCGTGCTGTCACTGGTGAAAAGACCGGTTTTGCTTATTCTGATCAAATTCAATTAGACGGCTTGAGACAGAGTGCACAAGCCGCTAGAGGTATTGCACAGCAAGGTCAACAAGGCCAAGTGCAGGCGTTTAAACGCCAAGATAACCAAGCTTATTATTCGGCTGTTAATCCACTTGATAGTTGGGAAAAACAGCAAAAAACAGAATTATTAAAGCAGCTGGATGCTTACATTCGAACTAAAGAACCTTTAATCCAAGAAGTATCGGTAAGTTTGAGTGGTGTTCATGAGCAGATGTTAGTTGCTGCTACTGATGGTACTTATGCTGGGGATATTCGTCCTCTTGTACGTCTTTCTATCAGTGTTCTTGCTCAGAAAGGTGATCGTCGTGAACGTGGTAGCTCTGGCGGTGGTGGTCGTTTCACTTACGACTATTTCTTAAATGAAGTTGAAGGTCAAAAAATCGCCTTTTCTTATGCCGATGAAGCGATTCGCCAAGCGCTGGTAAACCTTGAAGCGGTCGCTGCACCTGCAGGAACAATGCCAGTGGTTCTTGGCTCGGGGTGGCCTGGCGTGCTATTGCATGAAGCGGTAGGTCATGGTCTTGAAGGTGACTTTAACCGTAAAGGTTCATCTGTGTTTTCCGGTAAAGTCGGCAGTAAAGTCACTTCCGATTTATGTACCATTGTTGATGACGGCACACTGAAAGATTTACGAGGTTCACTAAATGTCGATGATGAAGGCGTCAATGGTCAATACAATGTGTTGATTGAAAAAGGCACGTTGAAAGGTTACATGCAGGATAAACTCAATGCTCGTTTAATGGGGGTTGCTCCTACGGGTAATGGACGCCGGGAATCTTATGCACATTTGCCAATGCCCCGCATGACTAATACTTACATGTTACCTGGCGAACACACACCTGAAGAGATTATCTCTACTGTGAAAAAAGGGGTGTATGCGCCTAATTTCGGTGGTGGCCAAGTAGATATTACCTCCGGTAAGTTTGTGTTCTCTGCTTCAGAAGCGTACTTGATTGAAAACGGTAAA
This genomic window from Vibrio tritonius contains:
- a CDS encoding carbon-nitrogen hydrolase family protein, with translation MSRVGVIQMTSGPSVADNVTFIEKQIARLVKHGAQWIVTPENALLFSHRNDYHAYAETLGHGPIQVRLCEIVRHHKVWLLIGSMPIRRSTGVTSTAVLLDPQGQCHAYYDKLHMFDVDVDDAQQRYRESETFVPGNQVVVTDTPFGRLGFSICYDLRFPALYSELRKQGAQVIVVPAAFTAITGQAHWEVLLRARAIETQCWIVAAAQGGVHPNGRETWGHSMVISPWGEVISSLEQQAGCLIVEMDEEKSQQIRNTMPVIEHVRFRNQFKPIKS
- the tldD gene encoding metalloprotease TldD; translated protein: MSINRIEEALLTPAGLTEQDIADTLSSIATRQIDYADIYFQSSWHESLVLEDSIIKDGSFNIDCGVGVRAVTGEKTGFAYSDQIQLDGLRQSAQAARGIAQQGQQGQVQAFKRQDNQAYYSAVNPLDSWEKQQKTELLKQLDAYIRTKEPLIQEVSVSLSGVHEQMLVAATDGTYAGDIRPLVRLSISVLAQKGDRRERGSSGGGGRFTYDYFLNEVEGQKIAFSYADEAIRQALVNLEAVAAPAGTMPVVLGSGWPGVLLHEAVGHGLEGDFNRKGSSVFSGKVGSKVTSDLCTIVDDGTLKDLRGSLNVDDEGVNGQYNVLIEKGTLKGYMQDKLNARLMGVAPTGNGRRESYAHLPMPRMTNTYMLPGEHTPEEIISTVKKGVYAPNFGGGQVDITSGKFVFSASEAYLIENGKITTPIKGATLIGSGIEAMQQVSMVGNDLGIDRGVGVCGKAGQSVPVGVGQPTLKLDALTVGGTE